A section of the Planctomicrobium piriforme genome encodes:
- a CDS encoding phytoene/squalene synthase family protein yields the protein MRSDLEKSYASCEQIARQSGSSFFLAFRTLPRGMYREMCVLYAFMRRTDDLGDDARVPPEMRADLLHNWQSELTAALNGEYVPSRILPALADVALRREIPSEYLQEAVRGVQSDLQPHTVETFADLEHYCYQVAGVVGLCCLRIWGYRGDEPREPALACGTAFQLTNILRDLREDAQNGRVYLPREDLERFGYSKEDLLAGRYNTPFRELMQFQVERAWTYYDAALPLRHHLSPEGRRIFVNLFDLYRSLLERIERADYDVLSHRIRLSYWKKAEIVLRCLLRLDGSRQEFPLPRRPLSSCADTC from the coding sequence ATGCGATCCGACCTCGAAAAGTCTTATGCCAGTTGCGAACAGATCGCTCGCCAAAGCGGCAGCAGCTTCTTTCTGGCGTTTCGCACCCTCCCCCGCGGCATGTATCGCGAAATGTGCGTCCTGTATGCCTTTATGCGGCGAACCGACGACTTAGGCGACGACGCCCGCGTCCCCCCCGAAATGCGGGCCGACCTGCTCCACAACTGGCAATCCGAACTGACCGCCGCGCTCAATGGAGAATACGTCCCCTCACGGATTCTCCCCGCCTTGGCGGATGTCGCCCTCCGTCGCGAAATCCCCTCTGAGTATCTCCAGGAAGCAGTCCGGGGCGTCCAAAGCGACCTGCAGCCGCACACGGTCGAGACCTTCGCTGACCTCGAACATTACTGTTATCAGGTCGCCGGCGTCGTCGGACTTTGCTGTCTCCGCATCTGGGGCTATCGCGGCGATGAACCTCGTGAACCCGCCCTCGCTTGCGGCACGGCGTTCCAGCTCACCAACATCCTTCGCGATCTCCGCGAAGACGCCCAGAACGGCCGCGTTTATCTCCCACGTGAGGATCTCGAACGCTTCGGCTACTCCAAAGAAGACCTGCTGGCCGGCCGCTACAACACGCCGTTCCGCGAGCTGATGCAATTTCAGGTTGAACGCGCCTGGACGTATTACGACGCCGCCCTGCCGCTCCGGCATCACCTCTCACCCGAGGGTCGCCGCATCTTCGTCAACCTGTTCGATCTCTATCGCTCACTGCTGGAGCGCATCGAACGGGCCGACTACGACGTCCTCTCACACCGCATCCGGCTCTCCTACTGGAAGAAGGCCGAAATCGTGCTCCGCTGCCTGTTGCGGCTCGACGGCTCGCGACAGGAATTTCCACTCCCGCGGCGCCCGCTTTCCTCCTGCGCCGACACCTGCTGA
- a CDS encoding tetratricopeptide repeat protein has protein sequence MTPVQAAEPVLQFLEGLRERRYFDTALLYLDQVSAQKNLPPEVKQILPYERGQTLLQSAKELQNLDAQRKQLDAAQAAFEEFVKANPNHELAGRANTARGQILLEKARVDIWDGDKPSNAGNRDNFRQSARKAIASARKIFEEARNQHQAAWKKFPAYIPEEQKAERAARDEAEELFIRSQLDLAQCTYWEAQTYDKGSKERKKLLQDSAFAFEAIHQQYRSQIGGLFARIWQGKCFEEQGDAEGIRIALGIYGEILEHDGSTATMRNLKDRALRFRMICLNTPERHDPQLVIQEAEAWLKDARDRSRTDVGLGIQWELCRAQESLGADRNTPESARKNYLTQALNRARAINRFPGELKNPSSALIQKIMVQLNRDPSDPKDFDTAYGNGGVLYEQVSGLGAQVRKLQAEGKQKESVAAYESMQANAAELTRMYDLALKLAGPNSDPLMVNTARVRLAYGYLLQHRDFEAAVVAEDQMLRYGEQNPEFAKEAGFLVLAAFDHAYSEAPAGQRDFEEKQVIAAADRLCEKWPDSDRANDARNTVAKIYWNNNDLLTAASWWLKIPKGTAQYADAQVRAGKAYWRQYVTEAGKPEAERPNAEELNKWKQAAVDHLTVGLDEAEKNLPDDAPFPDDLVGAKLTLVNIRNLDGVYQQKDGKGPLGALDLLQKDPHAVLKEVDVPKGQARPKDASKAKSRQMASFAYQQLLRAYVGTKNLDEARKARTKLEEVAAGGDEAALTQVFVDFGRELERELDRLRASGDKKRLDDVRAGFEAFLNELFQRKEGQTIYSLLWIGETFTSLADGSSDNPAKAEDFYKKAAEAYQAIVDNTANDPNFATAQQLVACKLRMVNCLRNQKDFAKADQVITDVLKSNPNAPDAQFEAAQLYQSWAQAGGGDSAEKFNVSLYGKKEPLHIWGWTYTAQSLQQALFRQKEERIEKLHFDARYNLADAEKLYGLSLSDSKESKLHLERALGNINSFQRVSKRWPDEEYQRFNTLYKSVLSDLGQPVVDLPRELASNEPKPEPTPDAEKTPGGETPAADRAATPVAAKPVEKEESGSILVPILLLVVVVGGLGGFLWIQNKNSKRPRVALETGEEASFTPAPAMAGAAAAPAAFGEGPPLARHSGGGHGSGHSAAPAGPAFPSFGEESPAAAPAPRPKPVAKPAAKPTVAAPAKPAPVAKAAPVAKPVAAAPVAKPAPAAPPVKSAAEAPVLPKPAAPKPVAPVAKPAAGPAAAPGKIPVAPAAKAAPSAAAPKPVAPAPAPKAVAPVKATPVAKPAPAPKPVDAPFPPPKPQPTASQPKPAPKPAGGDSPFPFGNPLPSPPKSTKPPQDNPFV, from the coding sequence TTGACCCCCGTTCAAGCCGCCGAACCGGTGCTGCAATTTCTGGAAGGTCTCCGCGAGCGGCGGTACTTCGACACCGCTCTGCTGTACCTGGACCAGGTTTCGGCCCAGAAGAACCTGCCGCCTGAAGTGAAGCAGATCCTTCCGTACGAGCGCGGCCAGACGCTGCTGCAGAGCGCGAAGGAACTGCAGAACCTGGATGCGCAGCGGAAGCAGCTCGATGCCGCGCAGGCGGCGTTCGAAGAGTTTGTGAAAGCGAATCCCAACCATGAACTGGCAGGCCGGGCCAACACCGCCCGCGGCCAGATTCTGCTCGAAAAAGCCCGTGTCGACATCTGGGACGGCGACAAGCCGTCGAACGCCGGAAACCGTGACAACTTTCGCCAGTCTGCCCGAAAGGCGATTGCGTCTGCCCGCAAGATTTTTGAAGAGGCTCGGAATCAGCATCAGGCGGCGTGGAAGAAGTTCCCGGCGTATATCCCGGAAGAACAGAAGGCCGAGCGTGCGGCGCGCGATGAAGCGGAAGAACTATTCATTCGCTCACAGCTCGATCTGGCGCAATGCACCTATTGGGAAGCCCAGACCTACGACAAGGGTTCCAAGGAACGCAAAAAGCTGTTGCAGGATTCCGCGTTTGCGTTTGAAGCGATTCACCAGCAGTACCGCAGTCAGATCGGCGGATTGTTTGCCCGGATCTGGCAGGGGAAGTGCTTTGAAGAGCAGGGAGACGCCGAGGGAATTCGCATCGCGCTGGGGATCTACGGCGAGATTCTCGAACACGATGGCTCGACCGCGACCATGCGGAATCTGAAGGACCGCGCCTTGCGGTTCCGCATGATCTGTCTCAATACCCCGGAGCGGCACGATCCGCAACTGGTGATTCAGGAAGCAGAGGCTTGGCTGAAAGATGCTCGCGACCGTTCCCGCACCGATGTGGGCTTGGGGATTCAATGGGAACTGTGCCGCGCGCAGGAATCGTTGGGAGCCGACCGCAATACGCCGGAGTCGGCACGCAAGAACTACCTGACGCAGGCGCTGAATCGCGCCCGAGCAATCAATCGTTTTCCCGGCGAATTGAAAAACCCGTCGTCGGCGCTGATTCAGAAGATCATGGTGCAACTGAATCGCGACCCGTCCGACCCGAAAGATTTCGACACGGCCTATGGAAACGGCGGGGTGCTGTATGAGCAGGTGTCGGGTCTCGGAGCACAGGTCCGCAAGCTGCAGGCGGAAGGCAAACAAAAGGAATCGGTCGCGGCGTACGAGTCGATGCAGGCGAACGCCGCGGAATTGACCCGCATGTACGACCTGGCATTGAAGCTGGCGGGGCCGAACAGCGACCCGTTGATGGTCAACACCGCCCGCGTGCGGTTGGCCTACGGCTATCTGTTGCAGCATCGGGACTTTGAAGCGGCCGTGGTCGCCGAAGATCAGATGCTGCGTTATGGCGAGCAAAATCCGGAGTTTGCCAAGGAAGCCGGCTTTCTGGTTTTGGCGGCTTTCGATCATGCTTACAGCGAAGCCCCTGCCGGACAGCGGGACTTTGAAGAAAAGCAGGTCATTGCCGCGGCGGATCGGCTGTGCGAGAAATGGCCTGATTCTGACCGCGCCAATGACGCGCGAAACACCGTCGCCAAGATTTACTGGAACAACAACGATCTGCTGACGGCCGCCAGTTGGTGGCTCAAGATTCCCAAAGGGACCGCTCAGTACGCGGATGCCCAGGTGCGGGCGGGCAAGGCCTACTGGCGGCAGTATGTGACCGAGGCAGGCAAGCCTGAAGCGGAACGCCCCAATGCGGAAGAACTCAACAAGTGGAAGCAGGCAGCAGTCGATCACCTGACGGTCGGTCTGGATGAAGCGGAGAAGAACCTGCCGGACGATGCACCGTTTCCGGACGATCTTGTCGGCGCGAAACTGACGCTGGTCAACATTCGCAACCTCGACGGCGTGTATCAGCAAAAGGACGGCAAAGGTCCGCTCGGGGCGCTCGATCTGTTGCAGAAAGACCCGCACGCGGTGCTCAAGGAAGTGGATGTTCCCAAGGGTCAGGCACGTCCCAAAGACGCCTCGAAGGCCAAGAGCCGACAGATGGCCAGCTTCGCCTATCAGCAGTTGCTGCGGGCGTATGTGGGAACCAAAAATCTCGATGAAGCCCGTAAGGCGCGGACAAAGCTGGAAGAAGTTGCCGCCGGCGGTGATGAGGCTGCACTCACGCAGGTGTTTGTGGACTTCGGTCGCGAACTCGAGCGGGAACTCGATCGCTTGAGGGCCAGCGGTGACAAGAAACGTCTGGATGACGTGCGTGCGGGGTTCGAGGCCTTCTTGAATGAACTCTTCCAGCGCAAGGAAGGGCAGACGATTTATTCGCTGCTCTGGATTGGCGAGACGTTCACCAGTCTGGCCGACGGGTCGAGTGACAACCCGGCCAAGGCGGAAGACTTCTATAAGAAAGCGGCCGAGGCCTACCAGGCGATTGTCGACAACACCGCGAATGATCCGAACTTTGCGACAGCGCAGCAACTGGTCGCCTGCAAACTGCGGATGGTGAACTGTCTTCGCAACCAGAAAGACTTCGCGAAGGCTGACCAAGTAATTACGGATGTGCTGAAGTCGAATCCGAATGCCCCGGACGCCCAGTTTGAAGCAGCCCAGCTCTATCAGAGCTGGGCCCAGGCAGGCGGAGGGGATTCGGCCGAGAAGTTCAATGTCTCACTCTATGGCAAGAAGGAACCGCTGCACATCTGGGGCTGGACGTACACAGCGCAGTCGCTGCAGCAGGCGCTGTTTCGTCAGAAAGAAGAACGGATCGAGAAGCTGCATTTCGACGCCCGGTATAACCTGGCCGACGCCGAAAAGCTGTACGGCCTGTCGCTCTCCGATTCGAAGGAATCGAAGCTGCATCTGGAACGGGCGCTGGGGAACATCAACAGCTTCCAGCGAGTTTCCAAGCGGTGGCCGGACGAGGAATACCAGCGGTTCAACACACTGTATAAGTCGGTGCTTTCAGATCTGGGACAGCCGGTCGTCGATCTGCCACGTGAGCTGGCCAGCAATGAGCCGAAGCCAGAACCGACTCCGGACGCCGAGAAGACGCCTGGCGGCGAGACGCCTGCGGCGGATCGGGCAGCCACGCCAGTCGCGGCCAAGCCGGTTGAAAAAGAGGAAAGCGGCTCCATCCTGGTACCGATCCTCCTGCTGGTCGTGGTAGTCGGCGGCCTGGGGGGCTTTCTGTGGATTCAAAACAAGAACTCCAAGAGGCCGCGAGTCGCTTTGGAGACGGGAGAAGAGGCTTCGTTTACACCCGCTCCGGCGATGGCAGGCGCTGCCGCTGCTCCGGCAGCCTTTGGCGAGGGGCCACCGCTGGCAAGACATTCAGGCGGCGGGCACGGATCTGGTCATTCCGCCGCGCCCGCCGGTCCTGCGTTCCCTTCGTTTGGTGAAGAATCTCCGGCAGCAGCACCGGCACCGCGTCCAAAACCGGTTGCGAAGCCAGCGGCGAAGCCGACTGTTGCCGCTCCAGCCAAACCTGCTCCCGTGGCGAAGGCGGCACCAGTGGCTAAACCGGTTGCCGCCGCACCCGTAGCCAAACCGGCTCCTGCCGCGCCGCCTGTGAAATCGGCTGCCGAGGCGCCCGTCTTGCCGAAGCCGGCAGCGCCCAAACCTGTTGCTCCCGTTGCAAAACCTGCGGCGGGTCCAGCCGCCGCGCCGGGCAAGATTCCCGTCGCTCCGGCTGCCAAAGCAGCACCATCGGCAGCGGCGCCAAAACCTGTGGCACCGGCCCCAGCACCCAAGGCAGTCGCACCGGTCAAAGCAACGCCGGTTGCCAAACCAGCACCTGCTCCCAAGCCGGTTGATGCTCCGTTTCCGCCTCCAAAGCCGCAGCCGACTGCGAGCCAACCGAAGCCAGCGCCCAAACCGGCGGGCGGCGATTCCCCATTCCCGTTCGGCAACCCGTTGCCGAGTCCGCCCAAGTCAACGAAGCCTCCGCAAGACAATCCGTTTGTCTAG
- the tyrS gene encoding tyrosine--tRNA ligase: protein MSFPPVESQLETLMRGVEKVVPAAELTEKLTKSRQTNTPLRIKYGIDPTAASVHLGHTVPLRKMRQFQELGHQAVIIIGNATAMVGDPSGRDEARKKQLTEAEVEANARFYLDQVGKVVDLSKAEIHRNGDWFGKMGLVDILQLCGKVTIAQLLTRDDFAKRMAAEAPIFLHECLYPVMQAWDSVMIRSDIELGGTEQLYSFMLARDLQRGENLPQQIGMMSPILVGTDGVRRMGKSLGNYIGISEDPYEMIKKFMQLPDAVMRMFYELLTDLPLGEVDALLAGHPKEAKVRLGKIIITEYHNADAAEAASRRWQQEIGEGSLPSEIPEVTVARALLNADGCLQAAQLLKEIGLVPSTSVAMQRIKGGAVYILNGEEKTQIADRAEWVPLRDGMIVRAGKKDWRRVRIGH from the coding sequence ATGTCATTCCCTCCTGTGGAATCTCAGCTCGAAACCCTGATGCGGGGAGTCGAGAAGGTCGTGCCTGCGGCCGAACTGACGGAAAAGCTCACGAAAAGCCGTCAGACGAATACGCCGCTGCGGATCAAGTACGGCATCGATCCGACGGCCGCGAGCGTGCATCTCGGGCACACGGTGCCCTTGCGGAAGATGCGGCAGTTTCAGGAACTGGGGCATCAGGCGGTGATCATCATCGGCAATGCGACTGCGATGGTCGGCGACCCCAGCGGGCGTGACGAAGCCCGCAAAAAGCAATTGACGGAAGCAGAAGTCGAGGCGAATGCCCGGTTCTATCTCGATCAGGTCGGCAAGGTGGTCGATCTGTCGAAAGCAGAAATCCATCGCAACGGCGACTGGTTCGGCAAGATGGGGCTGGTCGACATCCTGCAGTTGTGCGGCAAGGTGACGATCGCGCAGTTACTCACGCGGGATGACTTCGCCAAACGGATGGCGGCGGAAGCGCCGATCTTTTTGCACGAGTGCCTGTACCCGGTGATGCAGGCCTGGGACTCGGTGATGATCCGTTCGGATATCGAGCTGGGAGGAACCGAGCAGCTCTACAGCTTCATGCTCGCCCGCGATCTGCAACGGGGGGAGAACCTGCCGCAGCAAATCGGGATGATGTCCCCGATTCTGGTCGGTACCGACGGCGTGCGGCGGATGGGAAAGAGCCTGGGGAACTATATCGGCATCTCGGAAGATCCGTACGAAATGATTAAGAAGTTCATGCAGTTGCCAGATGCGGTGATGCGGATGTTCTACGAACTGCTGACCGATTTGCCTCTAGGGGAAGTCGACGCATTGCTGGCGGGGCATCCGAAAGAAGCCAAGGTGCGGCTCGGAAAAATCATTATCACCGAATATCACAATGCCGACGCCGCCGAGGCCGCGAGCCGCCGCTGGCAGCAGGAGATTGGCGAAGGATCGCTGCCCAGCGAGATTCCTGAAGTCACGGTCGCCAGGGCATTGCTCAATGCGGACGGCTGCTTGCAGGCGGCGCAGCTGCTGAAAGAAATTGGTCTTGTCCCTTCCACCAGCGTCGCGATGCAGCGGATCAAAGGGGGCGCGGTTTATATCCTCAACGGTGAAGAAAAGACGCAGATCGCCGATCGCGCGGAATGGGTTCCGCTGCGGGATGGCATGATCGTCCGCGCCGGAAAGAAGGACTGGCGACGGGTCAGGATCGGTCACTGA
- a CDS encoding tetratricopeptide repeat protein, protein MKIASLLSVSAAVLFVAASSVHAADLDTVFRRGDTKGFSGQLTTISKTEVVVTQKVGNKEEHIPANEISKVEFQGEPPMLNLARGNEAAGRLQEAMAGYQEAIAAGGSDNVKAEVNFLLARTLAKLAQSDPTKAAAAIEKLNGLTNSNRDHYRYYPVQQLLAETALLVHDHVTAESAFDRLSQAPWLDYQMAGKNGTARTLIDQKKVAEAKAIFDELAAAKAASPTEKNAQLEAMLGQAECLQMQNEVGLATEVLQKVVNLATAEDPRVLAQTYLQLGNAYLTDGQKNKDALLAFLHVDVIPTLAAQADLHAEALYQLSKLWPAVGQPARGAEASAKLQQEYPESEWAKKLAAGQ, encoded by the coding sequence ATGAAGATTGCATCGTTACTCTCTGTTTCGGCTGCTGTGCTGTTCGTAGCTGCATCCTCAGTCCACGCTGCGGACCTCGATACTGTGTTTCGCCGCGGCGATACGAAGGGCTTCAGCGGACAGCTCACGACGATCTCGAAGACTGAAGTGGTCGTGACGCAAAAGGTCGGAAACAAGGAAGAGCACATTCCGGCCAACGAGATCAGCAAGGTCGAGTTTCAGGGGGAACCGCCGATGCTGAACCTTGCCCGCGGTAATGAAGCAGCAGGCCGTTTACAGGAAGCGATGGCCGGCTACCAGGAAGCGATTGCCGCCGGCGGCAGCGACAATGTGAAAGCAGAAGTCAATTTCCTCCTGGCCAGAACGCTCGCCAAGCTGGCCCAGTCGGACCCGACCAAAGCCGCGGCGGCGATTGAAAAGCTGAACGGCCTCACCAATTCCAACCGCGATCACTATCGGTATTACCCCGTGCAGCAGTTGCTGGCGGAAACGGCGCTGCTCGTCCACGACCATGTGACCGCCGAGTCGGCGTTCGATCGTCTTTCTCAGGCGCCGTGGCTCGATTATCAAATGGCCGGGAAGAACGGCACGGCCCGAACGCTGATCGATCAGAAGAAGGTCGCCGAAGCGAAAGCAATCTTCGATGAATTGGCCGCAGCCAAAGCCGCTTCGCCGACCGAGAAGAATGCCCAGCTGGAAGCGATGCTCGGTCAGGCCGAATGTCTGCAAATGCAGAACGAAGTCGGTCTGGCGACCGAAGTGCTGCAAAAGGTCGTCAATCTCGCGACGGCCGAAGACCCCCGCGTGCTGGCGCAGACCTATCTGCAGCTTGGTAACGCCTACCTTACCGACGGGCAGAAGAACAAAGACGCCCTGCTGGCGTTTCTGCATGTGGATGTCATTCCGACGCTGGCGGCCCAGGCGGATCTGCATGCCGAGGCGCTGTATCAGTTGTCGAAGCTGTGGCCGGCGGTCGGACAACCTGCCCGCGGTGCGGAAGCTTCAGCGAAGCTGCAGCAGGAGTACCCCGAAAGCGAATGGGCGAAGAAACTCGCCGCCGGGCAATAA
- a CDS encoding DinB family protein, giving the protein MTILERLLQHDAWTTRALLDLSAPLSDAELDREFDIGHRSLRRTFSHIIRNMEGWCDLMLARPQRQRSETSIAGLKERLDVVAAELLALGRSVTEGKREDDCFLDVLDNPPRHKTFGGGLVHVATHGMHHRAQCLYLLRQLGVKNLIEGDALGWEQQHTGHPADSQPSV; this is encoded by the coding sequence ATGACCATTCTGGAACGCCTTCTCCAGCACGACGCCTGGACCACCCGCGCGCTGCTCGATCTTTCAGCTCCCCTCTCCGACGCCGAACTGGACCGGGAATTCGATATCGGGCACCGATCACTGCGCCGCACATTCTCGCACATCATTAGAAATATGGAGGGCTGGTGCGATCTGATGCTCGCCCGTCCCCAACGTCAGCGCAGTGAGACCTCCATCGCAGGTCTGAAAGAGCGTCTTGATGTCGTCGCGGCCGAGTTGCTAGCGCTCGGCAGGTCGGTGACTGAGGGAAAACGCGAAGACGACTGCTTTCTCGACGTCCTCGACAATCCACCGCGACACAAGACCTTTGGCGGCGGACTGGTCCACGTCGCCACGCACGGCATGCATCATCGCGCCCAATGCCTGTACCTGCTGCGACAACTGGGAGTCAAAAACCTCATCGAAGGCGACGCCCTCGGCTGGGAGCAGCAGCACACCGGGCATCCTGCGGACTCGCAGCCGTCTGTTTAA
- a CDS encoding HAD family hydrolase, which produces MTKSATNLPAGPLKTIVFDMGNVLVFFSHDRMCRQIGKLCGCSGDEMRVQLLESGLQWEFERGLIDEKILHMRLEEIFNCRIDLAALCRATADIFTLNDTIVPVLDELKHRGLRLVLLSNTCRTHVQFIREHWDFLDRFDQLVVSYEVGAIKPEDAMYRAALNAIECRPEEALYTDDIAPYVAKGRSFGLNAAVFTTTEKFLADLRDYGIEIDAPGCRDSEYPGRSVSS; this is translated from the coding sequence ATGACGAAATCTGCAACGAATCTTCCGGCGGGCCCTTTGAAGACCATTGTCTTTGACATGGGGAACGTGCTGGTGTTCTTCAGTCACGACAGGATGTGCCGGCAGATCGGGAAATTGTGCGGATGCAGCGGCGACGAGATGCGGGTGCAGTTGCTGGAATCGGGCCTGCAATGGGAGTTTGAACGGGGGCTGATCGACGAAAAAATCCTGCACATGCGGTTGGAGGAAATTTTCAACTGCCGGATCGACTTGGCAGCGCTTTGTCGCGCGACGGCGGACATTTTCACGCTGAATGATACGATTGTGCCGGTGCTGGACGAGCTGAAGCATCGCGGGCTGCGGCTGGTGCTGCTCTCGAACACCTGTCGGACGCACGTCCAGTTCATTCGCGAACATTGGGATTTTCTGGATCGCTTCGATCAGCTTGTGGTCTCTTACGAGGTGGGAGCGATCAAGCCGGAAGACGCGATGTATCGGGCCGCGCTGAATGCCATTGAGTGCCGCCCGGAAGAAGCACTTTATACTGACGACATCGCGCCGTACGTTGCGAAGGGACGTTCGTTTGGCCTGAATGCGGCGGTGTTCACCACGACCGAGAAGTTTCTGGCCGATTTACGGGACTATGGGATCGAGATCGACGCACCTGGATGTCGGGACAGCGAATATCCAGGCCGTTCAGTTTCGTCCTGA
- a CDS encoding Gfo/Idh/MocA family protein, whose translation MAGKQINVAMIGLGFGSEFIPIYQAHPNAKVLAVCRRNEQDLHKCADEFKIEKRYTDYAAVLADPDVDYVHINSPIPDHAWMSMEALKAGKHVMCTVPMATNIEDCEKICDLVAKTGLKYMMAETVVYSREFLFIKELYRRGDLGKIQFMQASHPQDMDGWPAYWEKMIPMHYATHVVSPILGLVNGVAEYVSCFGSGTVRDDIAKKSGSSFAVETCHLKIKDSDVAAHIWRFLYDTARQYRESFDVYGTKQSFEWALVEGDPHVLHTAKKPEHEIAQRIEVPDFAHLLPEPIRRFTKPAEIHDTEHLSFIQGGGHGGSHPHLAHEFISAILEDRDPWPNAVQSANWTCVGICAHQSALKGGELVRLPAFTLK comes from the coding sequence ATGGCTGGCAAGCAGATCAACGTCGCGATGATTGGACTGGGCTTCGGGTCCGAGTTCATCCCCATTTATCAGGCCCATCCCAACGCGAAGGTGCTGGCCGTCTGCCGCCGCAACGAGCAGGATCTGCACAAGTGTGCCGACGAGTTCAAGATTGAAAAACGCTACACCGACTATGCCGCCGTACTCGCCGATCCGGACGTCGACTACGTCCACATCAACAGCCCCATCCCGGATCATGCCTGGATGAGCATGGAAGCTCTCAAGGCGGGCAAGCACGTCATGTGTACCGTGCCGATGGCGACCAACATCGAAGACTGCGAAAAGATCTGCGATCTCGTCGCCAAAACCGGCCTCAAATACATGATGGCCGAAACGGTCGTCTACAGCCGCGAATTCCTGTTCATCAAGGAACTCTATCGCCGCGGCGACCTCGGAAAAATTCAGTTCATGCAGGCGTCACACCCGCAGGACATGGACGGCTGGCCCGCGTATTGGGAAAAGATGATTCCCATGCACTACGCCACGCACGTCGTCAGCCCGATTCTGGGTCTCGTGAATGGCGTGGCCGAATATGTGAGCTGTTTCGGCTCCGGCACGGTGCGGGACGACATCGCGAAAAAGTCCGGCAGTTCGTTCGCCGTTGAAACCTGCCATCTCAAGATCAAAGACTCCGACGTCGCCGCCCATATCTGGCGGTTTCTGTACGACACCGCCCGACAGTACCGAGAAAGCTTCGACGTCTACGGCACGAAGCAGTCGTTCGAATGGGCTCTCGTCGAAGGCGATCCGCACGTTCTGCACACCGCCAAGAAGCCGGAACACGAGATTGCGCAGCGAATCGAAGTTCCCGATTTCGCACATCTGCTGCCAGAGCCGATTCGCCGCTTCACGAAGCCGGCCGAAATTCACGACACCGAGCATCTCTCGTTCATTCAGGGGGGCGGGCATGGCGGCTCGCACCCGCACCTCGCTCACGAGTTCATCTCGGCCATTCTGGAAGACCGAGACCCGTGGCCGAACGCAGTGCAGTCGGCCAACTGGACCTGCGTCGGCATCTGTGCCCATCAGTCGGCCCTCAAGGGTGGCGAACTCGTCCGTCTCCCGGCTTTCACGCTGAAGTAA
- a CDS encoding acetolactate synthase, whose translation MPSSYDDDNAVAPMTMRGRDWPCLRQFCVFMENRVGRLHELLKQIEQHDIRIFALSIVDSVDFAVARVLVSDSDRVREILSLTNFTVIENDILGVELPDEADPFSTIFRPLVAAEFNISYTYPLLYRRSRRGAIAIYVDNIDGARQILLDQGQHLLTENDLQSDEFF comes from the coding sequence ATGCCGTCCAGTTACGATGACGACAATGCCGTCGCGCCCATGACCATGCGCGGGCGGGACTGGCCCTGCCTGCGGCAGTTCTGCGTGTTCATGGAGAATCGCGTCGGCCGGCTGCACGAACTGCTCAAACAGATCGAACAGCACGACATCCGCATTTTCGCGCTCAGCATCGTCGACTCGGTCGACTTCGCCGTCGCCCGAGTCCTGGTCTCCGACTCCGATCGAGTACGCGAAATTCTCTCTCTGACCAATTTCACGGTCATCGAGAACGACATCCTGGGGGTCGAACTTCCCGACGAAGCCGACCCGTTCAGCACCATCTTCCGCCCGCTGGTCGCCGCGGAATTCAATATCTCCTATACCTACCCGTTGCTCTACCGCCGTTCGCGACGGGGAGCGATTGCGATCTACGTCGACAACATCGACGGCGCCCGCCAGATTCTCCTCGACCAGGGCCAGCACCTGCTCACCGAAAACGACCTGCAGTCGGACGAGTTCTTCTAG